A genomic stretch from Pectobacterium carotovorum includes:
- a CDS encoding DeoR/GlpR family DNA-binding transcription regulator: protein MDIAVDPTLTDAFRMSGDKVRGQSRLDQIMDYLKSHNLVTVDELVSVIDASPATIRRDLIKLDEQGVISRSHGGVTLNRFIPSQPTTNEKLQRSLQEKQAIARYAATLVKPGSAVVLDAGTTMLELARHLTHLPLRVITADLQIALFLSEFKQIEVTIIGGRIDDSSQSCIGEHGRRLLRSIYPDIAFISCNSWSLDKGITTPTEEKAGVKQDLGVNASRRILLADSSKYGAYSLFCVTPLSELTDIITDSALAPEVQEQLKGKTFNLTLV from the coding sequence ATGGATATCGCCGTGGATCCTACATTAACCGATGCTTTCCGCATGAGCGGGGATAAAGTAAGAGGCCAGAGCCGTCTTGATCAGATTATGGATTATCTGAAAAGCCATAATCTGGTGACGGTAGATGAGCTGGTGTCCGTGATCGACGCTTCTCCGGCGACGATCCGTCGTGATTTAATCAAGCTGGATGAGCAGGGCGTGATTAGTCGCAGTCATGGCGGCGTGACGCTCAATCGTTTTATTCCTTCCCAGCCGACCACGAATGAAAAATTACAGCGCAGCCTTCAGGAAAAGCAGGCGATAGCTCGCTATGCCGCAACGCTGGTCAAACCGGGCAGTGCGGTGGTGCTGGATGCAGGAACGACCATGCTGGAACTGGCGCGTCACCTGACGCATTTGCCGCTGCGCGTGATTACTGCCGATTTGCAAATTGCGCTGTTCCTGTCTGAGTTTAAGCAGATCGAAGTGACGATTATCGGCGGGCGTATTGATGACAGCAGCCAGTCCTGTATTGGTGAGCACGGCCGCCGTCTGTTACGCAGTATTTATCCCGATATCGCGTTTATCAGCTGCAACTCGTGGAGCCTGGATAAAGGGATCACCACGCCGACGGAAGAAAAAGCGGGCGTGAAGCAAGATCTCGGCGTAAATGCCAGCCGCCGGATCCTGCTGGCGGACAGCAGTAAATATGGCGCCTATTCGCTGTTCTGCGTGACGCCGCTGTCTGAACTGACCGATATCATCACCGACAGTGCGCTCGCGCCCGAGGTGCAGGAGCAACTGAAAGGTAAAACGTTCAATCTGACGCTGGTGTAA
- a CDS encoding D-threonate 4-phosphate dehydrogenase, whose product MSKIIAVTMGDPAGIGPEIIIKSLAEGELSGASAVVVGCVQTMRRILALNVVPAVELKIIDKPADAVFAPGVINIIDEPLEDPQALEPGVVQAQAGDLAYRCIKKATALAMAGEVHAIATAPLNKEALHSAGHIYPGHTELLAKLTNSRDYAMVLYTDKLKVIHVSTHIALRKFLDTLNRDRVETVIDMADVFLKRVGFTHPRIAVAGVNPHAGENGLFGDEEITIVSPSVEAMKAKGIDVYGPCPPDTVYLQAYEGQYDMVVAMYHDQGHIPLKLLGFYDGVNITAGLPFIRTSADHGTAFDIAWTGKAKSESMAISIQLAMQLA is encoded by the coding sequence GTGAGTAAAATTATTGCGGTAACGATGGGTGATCCGGCAGGGATTGGACCGGAAATTATTATCAAGTCTCTGGCCGAAGGCGAGCTTTCCGGCGCGTCTGCCGTGGTGGTGGGCTGCGTACAGACGATGCGACGTATTCTGGCGCTGAATGTGGTGCCAGCCGTAGAGCTGAAAATCATTGATAAGCCAGCTGACGCGGTCTTCGCGCCGGGCGTCATCAACATCATTGATGAGCCGCTGGAAGATCCTCAGGCGCTGGAACCTGGCGTCGTTCAGGCACAGGCGGGCGATTTGGCTTATCGCTGCATCAAGAAAGCGACGGCGCTGGCGATGGCCGGTGAGGTCCACGCGATTGCGACGGCACCGCTGAATAAAGAAGCGCTGCACTCGGCGGGGCATATTTATCCGGGTCACACCGAGCTGCTGGCGAAACTGACCAACAGCCGCGATTATGCGATGGTGCTGTATACCGATAAGTTGAAGGTTATCCATGTTTCAACGCACATCGCGCTGCGTAAATTCCTGGATACGCTGAACCGCGATCGCGTGGAAACGGTGATCGATATGGCGGATGTCTTCCTCAAGCGTGTCGGTTTTACCCACCCACGTATCGCCGTTGCCGGGGTTAACCCGCACGCGGGCGAGAATGGTCTGTTTGGTGACGAAGAGATCACCATCGTGTCGCCATCGGTTGAAGCCATGAAGGCCAAAGGCATTGATGTTTATGGCCCGTGCCCGCCGGATACCGTCTATTTGCAGGCGTATGAAGGCCAGTACGACATGGTCGTGGCGATGTATCACGATCAGGGACACATTCCGCTCAAGCTGCTGGGCTTCTATGATGGGGTGAATATCACTGCCGGATTACCGTTCATCCGCACCTCTGCTGACCACGGCACGGCGTTTGATATTGCCTGGACAGGAAAAGCGAAGTCCGAAAGTATGGCGATCTCTATCCAGCTCGCGATGCAACTGGCCTGA
- the dtnK gene encoding D-threonate kinase → MSNVQQSAEQVLVVADDFTGANDAGVGLAQHGARVSVVFDVNKLHADLLGDAVVINTDSRAARDDVASQRTAEAVAAWQAAGGQGWIIKKIDSTLRGNLGAEIAAALSAAEVPVALIAAASPTLGRVTRKGEVWVNGRLLTDTEFASDPKTPVTSASIAARLAEQTALPVAEIHLDDVRQANLAQRLQQLADEGVRLIILDTDVQDDLVHIVDAARALPFCPLLVGSAGLSEALANAQDFTRKTEKPLLAVIGSMSDIAQKQIAAARLRSDVTLVEIDINALFSPHSSTVMASQCEEAVAALMNGQHCIIRTCHNENQRFEIDARCQQLGLSRQQLGETISHYLGELTRSIVQALDSLTADRTNRRLPGGLYLSGGDIAIAVATALGATGFQIKGQIASCVPWGYLLNSVVGTTPVMTKAGGFGNETTLLDVLRFIEEKVSE, encoded by the coding sequence ATGTCAAACGTGCAGCAATCAGCAGAACAGGTGTTAGTGGTCGCTGATGACTTTACGGGTGCCAATGATGCGGGCGTCGGTCTGGCGCAGCATGGTGCGCGGGTTAGCGTCGTCTTTGACGTTAATAAACTGCATGCGGATTTACTGGGTGACGCGGTGGTGATTAACACCGATAGCCGTGCGGCGCGTGATGACGTAGCGTCGCAACGCACCGCAGAAGCGGTTGCGGCCTGGCAGGCAGCAGGCGGGCAAGGCTGGATTATCAAGAAGATTGACTCGACGCTGCGCGGAAATCTGGGCGCAGAGATTGCTGCGGCGCTGTCTGCGGCAGAGGTGCCCGTTGCGCTGATTGCCGCTGCGTCGCCGACGCTTGGACGTGTGACCCGCAAAGGCGAGGTCTGGGTGAATGGTCGTCTGCTTACCGACACGGAATTTGCCAGCGATCCCAAAACGCCGGTGACCTCGGCTTCTATCGCAGCCCGTCTGGCGGAGCAAACCGCTTTACCGGTGGCGGAAATACACCTTGATGACGTCCGTCAGGCCAATTTAGCCCAGCGTTTGCAGCAGTTAGCGGACGAGGGCGTACGTCTGATTATTCTTGATACGGATGTGCAGGACGATCTGGTGCATATCGTTGACGCCGCCAGAGCGTTACCGTTTTGTCCCTTGCTGGTCGGTTCGGCTGGCCTGAGCGAAGCGCTGGCGAACGCGCAGGATTTTACGCGCAAAACGGAGAAGCCGCTGCTGGCTGTCATTGGGTCAATGAGCGATATCGCTCAAAAACAGATTGCAGCCGCCAGACTGCGCAGCGATGTCACGCTGGTTGAGATCGACATCAACGCGCTCTTTTCACCCCATTCATCCACCGTCATGGCATCCCAGTGTGAGGAGGCGGTGGCGGCGCTGATGAACGGCCAGCATTGCATTATTCGTACCTGTCACAACGAAAATCAGCGCTTCGAAATCGACGCGCGGTGCCAGCAGCTTGGGCTTAGCCGACAGCAGCTTGGCGAAACGATCAGCCACTATCTGGGGGAACTTACGCGCAGCATTGTTCAGGCGCTCGACAGCCTGACAGCGGACAGGACTAACCGGCGCCTGCCGGGTGGGCTGTATTTATCCGGTGGTGACATTGCGATTGCCGTGGCAACCGCACTGGGCGCGACCGGCTTTCAGATTAAGGGGCAAATCGCATCCTGTGTGCCCTGGGGATACCTGCTGAACAGCGTTGTCGGCACGACCCCTGTGATGACTAAAGCGGGGGGTTTTGGCAACGAAACTACTTTGCTCGACGTTTTACGTTTTATTGAGGAGAAGGTCAGTGAGTAA
- a CDS encoding iron-containing alcohol dehydrogenase, protein MNINSTILSGYRVLQDISHLLAGKQHVLFVTDKNIVGLPDVQALIAQVKQAVPQVLLVDNVPAEPSQHDVAQILSQLTQTQTDLVIGVGGGSVLDVAKLLSVLCAGDDAVTLDSLLAGEKPTRRTTSLLIPTTAGTGSEATPNAILAIPEKETKVGIITPVMLPDYVALVPELTISMPSHIAASTGIDALCHLIECFTSTIANPVSDNYALIGLKKLFANLETSVREPSNMEAKLNMLWASYYGGAAIAHSGTHLVHAMSYPLGGKYHIPHGVANAILLAPCMRFVQDAAQEKFAQAYDLLPDADLTLSTAEKAQALVTYFSELVKRLNLPNTLQQLGVEKDHLPYLVDAALQVQRLMKNVPTQVSADDVREVYLTLF, encoded by the coding sequence ATGAACATCAATAGCACTATCCTCAGCGGTTACCGGGTACTTCAGGACATTAGTCACCTGTTGGCAGGGAAACAGCACGTTTTATTTGTCACCGACAAAAACATCGTCGGGCTGCCTGACGTTCAGGCGCTGATCGCACAAGTTAAGCAAGCCGTTCCGCAGGTTCTGTTAGTTGATAATGTTCCTGCCGAGCCAAGCCAGCATGATGTAGCCCAAATACTGAGCCAGCTCACACAAACCCAGACAGATCTGGTAATCGGCGTCGGTGGCGGTAGCGTGCTGGATGTCGCCAAACTGCTTTCCGTACTGTGCGCGGGCGATGACGCCGTCACGCTGGATAGCCTGCTGGCAGGGGAAAAACCGACTCGCCGCACGACATCCCTGCTTATCCCGACCACCGCGGGAACGGGCTCAGAAGCCACGCCGAATGCCATTCTGGCGATCCCGGAAAAAGAGACCAAGGTCGGTATTATTACGCCAGTGATGCTGCCGGACTACGTTGCGCTGGTGCCGGAACTGACCATCAGCATGCCGTCACATATCGCCGCTTCAACGGGTATTGATGCGCTCTGCCACCTGATTGAGTGTTTCACCTCAACGATTGCCAACCCGGTCAGCGACAACTACGCGCTGATTGGCCTGAAAAAGCTGTTTGCCAACCTCGAAACCTCCGTGCGCGAGCCGAGCAACATGGAAGCCAAGCTGAACATGCTGTGGGCGTCCTACTACGGCGGTGCCGCCATTGCCCACTCTGGTACGCATCTGGTTCACGCCATGTCTTACCCGCTGGGCGGCAAGTATCACATCCCGCACGGCGTGGCGAACGCCATCCTGCTCGCCCCTTGCATGCGTTTCGTGCAGGACGCCGCACAGGAGAAATTCGCACAGGCGTATGACCTGCTGCCGGATGCCGATTTGACGCTGAGTACCGCGGAAAAAGCGCAGGCGCTGGTGACCTATTTCAGCGAATTGGTTAAACGCCTCAACCTGCCCAACACCTTACAGCAGCTCGGCGTGGAAAAAGACCACCTGCCCTACCTGGTTGATGCCGCGTTACAGGTTCAGCGCCTGATGAAAAACGTGCCGACACAGGTCAGCGCCGACGATGTTCGTGAGGTTTACCTGACTCTCTTTTGA
- a CDS encoding dihydrodipicolinate synthase family protein, with protein MSKNITGVLTAIVTPFDNQGEFNPAAMRLQVQRQMRYGNGIFCNGTNGEFFVLHTDEKVAVTETCVDEVAGKVPVVGHIGEISTRETIKLGKRIAALGVDAVSVITPYFIPLKQEELIAHYTAVADALTVPVFLYNIPARTGNTLAPETVRTLADHPNIIGIKDSAGSYESLSGYVQAVKGVQGFNVLNGPDSLIHQGFVDGCSACISGLANVAPEPISQIWHRFNAGDIEGSRQAQEQVAELRKTLYAIAFSPAVVKKALAIMGEDVGVSRYPIQFSAQDEDNIRNILSQFSQ; from the coding sequence ATGAGTAAAAACATTACCGGCGTCCTGACCGCCATCGTCACGCCGTTTGATAACCAGGGCGAATTTAACCCCGCTGCCATGCGCCTTCAGGTGCAGCGCCAGATGCGCTACGGCAACGGTATTTTTTGTAACGGCACCAACGGTGAGTTTTTCGTACTGCACACCGATGAGAAAGTCGCCGTCACTGAAACCTGCGTTGATGAAGTTGCCGGAAAAGTGCCGGTTGTCGGCCACATCGGTGAAATCTCCACGCGGGAAACCATCAAGCTCGGTAAGCGCATCGCCGCGCTGGGTGTTGATGCCGTTTCGGTCATCACCCCGTATTTCATCCCACTCAAACAGGAAGAACTGATTGCCCACTACACCGCCGTCGCCGATGCGCTGACTGTGCCGGTGTTTCTCTACAACATTCCTGCACGCACGGGGAATACGCTGGCGCCGGAAACCGTCCGCACGCTGGCGGATCACCCGAACATCATCGGCATTAAAGACAGCGCAGGCAGCTATGAAAGCCTGAGTGGCTATGTGCAAGCGGTGAAAGGCGTACAGGGCTTTAACGTATTGAATGGCCCAGACTCGCTCATTCACCAGGGCTTTGTTGACGGCTGCTCCGCCTGTATTTCCGGGCTGGCTAACGTGGCACCGGAACCGATCAGCCAGATCTGGCACCGCTTCAACGCGGGCGACATTGAAGGCTCTCGTCAGGCACAAGAACAGGTTGCCGAATTGCGTAAGACACTGTACGCCATCGCGTTCTCACCGGCTGTGGTGAAAAAAGCGCTGGCAATCATGGGTGAAGATGTCGGCGTCAGCCGCTATCCGATCCAGTTTTCCGCACAGGATGAAGACAACATCCGCAACATACTTAGTCAATTCTCGCAGTAA
- a CDS encoding sodium:solute symporter family protein encodes MNHFNLTDTLIIVGMIVFYIAFTSWLTYKLRSKSNTEFMEGSRALPAFIVGILLMTEFIGAKSTIGTAQSAFENGFAASWSVIGAAIGFPLFGIILVKKIYNTGKITISGAIAEKYGTSTKNIISIIMIYALLLVNVGNYVSGAAAIATVLKVSLPVAALITAVVSTFYYYFGGLKGTAYITLIHSAVKYAGVMIILFVALKMTGGFKPMIEQMPDYYWTWDGKLGASTIFAWLIGTIGSIFCTQFVIQAISSTKDATSAKRATWVAFFFCMPIALAIAVIGVAAKFAHPEINSLYAMPVFLQDMNPWLAGLVTTSLVASIFISVSMVALAIVSLLIKDFYVPYWKPTPEKEMKMTRILSLVVGFAPLVFVLFVPEILKLSFFTRAIRLSISVVAVIAFYLPFFNSARGANASLISACVVTSVWYILGNPYGIDNMYVALATPAIVMLLDRMIPNKANKANKIKTSPTENKSGA; translated from the coding sequence ATGAACCATTTTAACCTTACTGACACCCTCATAATCGTTGGGATGATTGTGTTTTATATCGCATTCACCTCATGGTTAACCTACAAGCTCCGCAGTAAATCGAACACCGAGTTCATGGAAGGGTCACGCGCGCTACCGGCGTTTATCGTCGGTATCCTGCTGATGACCGAATTCATCGGTGCCAAATCCACCATCGGTACGGCGCAGTCTGCCTTTGAAAACGGCTTTGCCGCCTCCTGGTCGGTGATTGGCGCCGCCATCGGTTTCCCGCTGTTTGGTATCATTCTGGTGAAAAAAATCTATAACACCGGGAAGATCACCATTTCTGGCGCGATCGCCGAGAAGTACGGCACCAGCACCAAGAACATCATTTCGATCATCATGATCTATGCGCTGTTGCTGGTAAACGTGGGCAACTACGTCAGCGGCGCGGCAGCGATTGCCACCGTGTTGAAAGTCTCCCTGCCAGTCGCCGCGTTGATCACCGCGGTCGTCAGTACCTTCTACTACTACTTCGGTGGTTTGAAAGGAACGGCCTACATCACGCTGATCCACAGCGCCGTGAAGTACGCTGGCGTCATGATCATTCTGTTCGTGGCATTGAAAATGACCGGCGGCTTCAAGCCAATGATCGAACAAATGCCGGATTACTACTGGACGTGGGACGGTAAACTCGGTGCCAGCACCATCTTCGCCTGGTTGATCGGGACTATCGGTTCTATCTTCTGTACCCAGTTCGTGATTCAGGCAATTTCATCAACAAAAGATGCCACCAGCGCCAAACGTGCCACCTGGGTTGCCTTCTTCTTCTGTATGCCGATTGCGCTGGCTATCGCGGTCATCGGTGTTGCAGCGAAATTTGCGCACCCTGAAATCAACAGCCTGTACGCGATGCCGGTCTTCCTGCAAGACATGAACCCATGGCTCGCCGGTCTGGTCACCACGTCACTGGTCGCGTCTATCTTCATCAGCGTGAGTATGGTGGCACTGGCTATCGTTTCCCTGCTGATTAAGGACTTCTACGTTCCTTACTGGAAACCAACGCCAGAAAAAGAGATGAAAATGACCCGGATCCTGTCGCTTGTCGTAGGTTTCGCGCCGCTCGTCTTCGTTCTGTTCGTTCCTGAAATCCTGAAGCTGTCGTTCTTTACCCGTGCTATTCGCCTGTCGATTTCTGTGGTTGCGGTGATTGCGTTCTATCTGCCGTTTTTCAACAGCGCACGCGGTGCCAACGCCAGCCTGATATCAGCCTGTGTCGTCACTTCTGTCTGGTACATACTCGGCAACCCATACGGCATCGATAATATGTACGTCGCGTTGGCCACGCCAGCTATCGTCATGTTGCTTGACCGTATGATTCCGAACAAAGCCAACAAAGCGAACAAAATCAAAACCTCTCCAACTGAAAATAAATCAGGAGCCTGA
- a CDS encoding sialidase family protein encodes MSSETITVERSGKVHHAEGDAARLDAYIPSECPQNHAANLLHLPNGDVLCVWFGGTQEGIADISIYMSRLVKGSDNWTKAVKLSEDATRSEQNPVLFLAPDNVLWLLYTAQKSGNQDTAIVRYRQSTDFGATWGEIGTLLDQPGTFIRQPITVLANGDWLLPVFYCRVQPGEKWVGNNDDSAVKISSDQGKTWREYPVPNSTGCVHMNITPLQDGTLLALYRSRWADFIYQSRSTDGGKTWSDPVPTDLPNNNSSIQVTTLENGHLALVFNHMSAADATERRLSLYDEIEDEEDKASNAKMPEVQAGSRSAFWGAPRAPMTLAISEDGGKSWPWQRNIEVGDGYCMTNNSTEKLNREFSYPSVKQAQDGKLHVAFTYFRQAIKHVVVSEEWVKAN; translated from the coding sequence ATGAGTAGCGAAACCATTACCGTGGAACGTAGCGGAAAAGTTCATCACGCAGAAGGCGATGCCGCGCGTCTGGATGCCTACATTCCATCGGAATGCCCGCAGAATCATGCGGCCAACCTGCTCCATCTGCCAAACGGCGATGTGCTGTGCGTCTGGTTTGGTGGCACACAGGAAGGGATTGCGGATATCTCTATCTACATGTCCCGCCTGGTGAAAGGCAGCGATAACTGGACTAAAGCCGTTAAGCTATCTGAAGATGCAACGCGTTCCGAACAGAACCCGGTTCTGTTCCTCGCGCCGGATAATGTGTTGTGGCTACTGTATACCGCGCAGAAATCCGGTAATCAGGACACCGCCATTGTGCGTTACCGCCAATCCACGGATTTCGGCGCTACCTGGGGCGAAATTGGTACGCTGCTCGATCAGCCGGGGACGTTCATCCGCCAGCCGATCACCGTGCTGGCAAACGGTGACTGGCTGCTGCCAGTGTTCTACTGCCGCGTTCAGCCGGGTGAGAAGTGGGTCGGCAACAACGATGACAGCGCCGTGAAAATTTCCAGCGATCAGGGTAAAACCTGGCGGGAATATCCGGTGCCAAACAGCACGGGCTGCGTACATATGAACATCACCCCGTTGCAGGATGGCACGCTGCTGGCGCTATACCGCAGCCGCTGGGCTGATTTCATCTACCAAAGTCGTTCAACGGATGGCGGTAAAACCTGGTCAGACCCCGTGCCGACCGATTTGCCAAACAACAACTCGTCCATTCAGGTGACCACGCTGGAGAATGGCCATCTGGCGCTGGTGTTCAACCACATGAGCGCCGCCGATGCCACCGAGCGCCGTCTGTCGCTGTACGATGAAATCGAGGATGAAGAAGACAAAGCCAGCAATGCCAAAATGCCGGAAGTACAAGCTGGCAGCCGTAGCGCCTTCTGGGGTGCCCCGCGCGCGCCGATGACGCTCGCCATTTCGGAAGACGGCGGTAAGAGCTGGCCGTGGCAGCGCAATATCGAAGTGGGCGACGGCTACTGCATGACGAACAACTCCACGGAGAAGCTGAACCGCGAGTTCTCTTACCCCAGCGTCAAGCAGGCGCAGGACGGTAAGCTGCACGTGGCGTTCACCTACTTCCGTCAGGCGATCAAGCACGTCGTGGTGAGCGAGGAGTGGGTCAAGGCGAACTAA
- a CDS encoding YhcH/YjgK/YiaL family protein — protein sequence MIAGNLTTLKLATLPDALWAILSAPGMSLAELNALPEGRYQPEGAEWFYNIGTVNTAPRATRHTEFHSNYLDIQLILEGEEIIGYGLNDVHGQPATERKPDLYILDNPQVPHQIHLRAGDFVTFYPGEAHQALCAINDSPAPVKKAVFKIPVTLLMPIV from the coding sequence ATGATTGCAGGAAACCTCACCACCCTCAAACTCGCCACGCTGCCCGATGCGCTGTGGGCTATTCTGTCCGCGCCGGGCATGTCGTTGGCTGAACTGAATGCACTGCCCGAAGGCCGCTATCAGCCGGAAGGGGCCGAATGGTTCTACAACATCGGCACCGTGAACACCGCACCGCGCGCCACACGACATACCGAATTTCACAGCAACTACCTCGATATTCAGTTGATTCTGGAAGGCGAGGAGATTATCGGTTACGGTCTGAATGATGTGCATGGCCAGCCCGCCACCGAGCGTAAACCGGATCTCTACATTCTGGATAACCCACAGGTGCCGCATCAGATCCATCTGCGGGCAGGCGACTTTGTCACGTTTTATCCGGGCGAAGCCCATCAGGCGCTGTGTGCGATTAACGACAGCCCCGCTCCGGTCAAAAAAGCCGTGTTTAAAATCCCCGTTACGTTGTTAATGCCGATCGTTTAA
- a CDS encoding SDR family oxidoreductase, producing MSATAPKHALITGSSSGIGAAIAQKLLAEGWRVTGLSRKPGDYSHPHFTHRAVDIMDTPALTAILDEIAQVDAVIHAAGIMKAAPLGQLSLEDGETLWRLHINAAQVLADRLVDKLPQGGRIVLLGSRTSSGSAGRSQYVTTKSAMIGMARSWAAELAPRGITVNIVAPGATETPMLTMPGRQSSPPKLPPIGRFIQPQEVADLVGYLLSPSAAAITGQQLVMCGGASL from the coding sequence ATGTCAGCTACAGCCCCTAAACACGCCCTGATTACCGGTAGCAGCTCAGGGATCGGTGCCGCCATCGCACAAAAATTACTGGCGGAAGGCTGGCGGGTAACCGGCCTGTCGCGCAAGCCGGGTGACTATTCACATCCACACTTTACCCACCGTGCGGTGGATATCATGGATACACCCGCGCTGACGGCCATTCTGGACGAGATTGCGCAGGTTGATGCCGTCATCCATGCCGCTGGCATCATGAAGGCCGCCCCGCTCGGTCAGCTTTCGCTGGAAGATGGTGAAACGCTATGGCGATTGCATATCAACGCGGCGCAGGTGCTCGCCGACCGTCTGGTCGATAAGCTGCCGCAAGGTGGAAGAATCGTGCTGCTGGGCAGCCGTACATCCAGCGGCTCCGCGGGGCGCAGCCAGTACGTCACGACAAAATCCGCGATGATCGGCATGGCAAGAAGTTGGGCGGCAGAACTGGCTCCGCGCGGCATTACGGTAAATATTGTCGCACCGGGTGCCACAGAAACGCCGATGCTGACGATGCCCGGCCGCCAGAGTTCTCCGCCGAAGCTGCCGCCGATTGGGCGCTTCATCCAGCCGCAGGAAGTGGCCGATCTGGTGGGTTACCTGCTTTCCCCGTCTGCTGCGGCCATTACCGGCCAGCAGTTGGTGATGTGCGGCGGTGCCTCGCTGTAA
- the cutD gene encoding choline TMA-lyase-activating enzyme, with protein sequence MKPAQKTTGRIFNIQKYSIYDGDGVRTLIFMKGCNIRCPWCANPEGISSAYQIMISQDKCVDCGKCADVCPTGVHSMRADSKGQWRHHLNRTAGCIGCRKCETACPSGALDVMGKEMTVAELMAIIMQDYPFYMSSGGGVTLSGGEMSLQTDFAVDLLTACKRMMIHTAVETQGTTLKSHYSRLAAVTDLFLFDIKHINTQQHKALFGIGNENIRRNLEHLVGLGADIVIRMPLVRGYNDSYDAVTNAIHYVQTLAQRGSIRRIDVLPYHQLGRKKYERLGMIYPIKEDPSYNEEELNRLEIFFNEFDFDIRLVRH encoded by the coding sequence ATGAAACCTGCGCAGAAAACCACAGGACGAATATTTAATATTCAGAAATATTCGATCTACGACGGAGACGGCGTCCGCACGCTGATCTTTATGAAAGGTTGCAATATCCGTTGCCCCTGGTGCGCGAATCCGGAAGGAATCAGTAGCGCCTATCAAATCATGATTTCTCAGGATAAATGCGTAGACTGCGGAAAATGTGCGGACGTTTGCCCGACGGGCGTCCACAGCATGCGGGCGGACAGCAAGGGCCAATGGCGCCATCATCTCAATCGCACAGCGGGCTGCATTGGCTGCCGCAAGTGTGAAACAGCATGCCCGTCAGGTGCGTTGGACGTCATGGGAAAAGAGATGACGGTTGCGGAGCTGATGGCAATCATCATGCAGGATTATCCTTTTTATATGTCCTCTGGCGGTGGCGTCACTCTTAGCGGCGGAGAAATGAGTCTGCAAACGGATTTCGCTGTCGATCTGCTCACCGCCTGTAAACGCATGATGATTCACACCGCTGTCGAAACGCAGGGCACAACCCTGAAATCCCACTACAGCAGGTTAGCCGCCGTAACGGATTTATTTCTTTTTGATATCAAACACATTAATACCCAGCAGCACAAGGCGCTATTTGGCATCGGGAATGAAAACATACGGCGTAATCTGGAACATCTGGTCGGGCTGGGAGCCGATATCGTCATTCGTATGCCACTCGTTCGCGGCTATAACGATTCGTACGATGCGGTGACCAACGCCATTCACTATGTTCAGACGCTGGCACAACGCGGCAGTATACGGCGCATCGACGTGCTTCCCTACCACCAGCTAGGCCGTAAAAAGTACGAAAGGTTGGGCATGATTTACCCAATAAAAGAGGATCCCAGTTACAACGAAGAAGAGTTAAATCGTTTGGAGATTTTCTTTAACGAATTTGATTTCGATATTCGTCTGGTTCGTCATTAA
- a CDS encoding multidrug efflux SMR transporter produces the protein MSLRKQSWLWMLLVILSETSATSTLKMFDDSQGITKIALLGVIILLYCVCYYSLSKAVKHLPVGLAYATWSGTGILLVSTLSIIFYGQRPDTPAIIGMSVIATGIVIMNLFSKMGADEQPEILTDSDQTPPLDTKIIH, from the coding sequence ATGTCACTGAGAAAGCAATCATGGCTTTGGATGTTATTAGTTATCCTGTCAGAAACGTCAGCCACATCTACGCTAAAAATGTTTGATGATAGTCAGGGGATAACAAAAATAGCGTTATTGGGGGTTATTATTCTGCTGTACTGCGTCTGCTATTATTCGTTGTCAAAAGCCGTAAAACATCTTCCGGTGGGGTTAGCTTATGCAACCTGGTCCGGCACGGGTATTTTATTGGTTTCGACGCTCAGTATTATTTTTTACGGCCAACGTCCTGATACTCCTGCCATTATTGGTATGAGCGTGATTGCCACTGGCATAGTAATCATGAATCTTTTCTCTAAAATGGGCGCTGATGAACAGCCCGAAATACTCACGGACAGCGATCAAACTCCACCATTGGACACAAAAATCATTCATTAA